The Notolabrus celidotus isolate fNotCel1 chromosome 6, fNotCel1.pri, whole genome shotgun sequence nucleotide sequence AATGTATAAATCTTCATCGTTCCTTCATTTTTGTTGCAGACATGATAATGAATGAGTCATTTGCTGCACCATATGGTCCCACAATGCAGCTGCTGATTCTCACACCTGATCTTACAAGGTTGGAAAGGTTCACTGCAGAATATAAAATACTGTATCACTGCAAGATGAAGGCTATTTAtctaaaagataaatacataatttaaaaatagcctTATTATAAGTTTGACACCGCATGCTTTTTAACCTCAATGTGTATTTTAGTAGACGTCAGAAAAGTAGAATTTGAGTTAGTGATTAATATCTTTTTAACAGAATGACCAGCAGAACCCTGACTAATCTTTCATGCACCCCATGTGTTTACCCACAGTTACCATTCACTTGGAAATAACGAGAAATGAATGAAAGCACTTTTTAATACTGAGAAAAAGAGACATACCTTTGCGAAGTTGCTCCAACAACAAATCTCAGCCTCACaggttctcttttttttcttccagagagatggaggaaaaaaGTGACAGGACCAGAGAgggcaaaaaagaaagaagaagaatggtAAGGTaggagagttttttttcttactggCACTTagacaaacaagaagaagactgcaggtgtgtgaaagctggatgaagagagagagaaagagcgagGGAGGGTCCGACAAGACAGCGTTGGGGTTGGCATAGGCGGAATCGTGGCTCTGTCATCTTGTgctgcttctctgtgtttttgctggttgtgtgttggggtgaatctGCTCTTTTCAGTCAATTCAGCCCTCATGGGAGCATGGTTGCTTCTTTCTGATGCCCGACCTCTTGTGACCTCTGTCCCTTCCCTATAGGTCACCCTCACCAGGCCTCTCATGCATATTCATCAGTGTAGTGACACTGCTTTTTAAACACTCGTTAGCATAGTGAAGGTTCAGCAATAGAGGGCATTTACATTCAGCGTGGAcagctctgtatgtgtgtgtaatggtGTGTGTGCCTCTGGCTGCAGAACTGTCTCATATTGTCTATGTATAGATGATGTTGCCTGATTTAGAAACTTAGGatgtggtttctgcagcaaCACAGAGATCAAGTTCCGGCCCCGCCCCGTTCACCTTGAGGTACCAGAGACTCACAGAGTCACTGTACAGAAGGAGGGATGAGACAGAGGAGATGGGGGGGATGGTCGGGGAACAGAGGGCTCAACATAACCTCTGTCTGGGACATATAGAAGTGTACACTTTATGCATGGCTTTTGCTTTGGGAGAGAAGTTAAATAgtgtttttcatatttctttGAGTTTGTCTACCTGTCCATCCCATTTTGGTAGATGCAATATCTCACAAAAAGTGAACAAAGCTGAATTTGGTTTTCAAAAGCCCTGAAACTTCAATAAAAACGGAAGTGTTTTGTAGCACAGGAGTTAATACAGTTTTGATGACAGaatttcttaaaaaaatcttaatgTATGACATTTTATATCctaaggtcagaggtcataaTAATGGCCTCTAGGAACACCTTGTCGTGAGACTCTTTGAAACTTGGCATTTTACTGGGTAGGGTCCCTTATGATCTggggcatacacacacattgactTTTACTTGATTGTTGATGAATTCCCGCATTAACCTCATATGTTCTACTGGAAAACATGTTCAACCCATCTGTGCTTAGATATGGTGGTGTCATCCTAATATTGATAATTTAGCCTTTTCTGATCATTTTTCAGTCACATTACTCAGGAGTAaggaaattcatagactttttagagcacttcaagatccaatcaacactaaagttttggtatatgtaaacttgtaacAGCAGGAGCGGTGGATCCACCTTTTTGGAAAAAAGCAGCTACATATCGTGCACGTGCTTACCATGCATTTGCATACGTCATAGGTGCGCTCCATCACTTCTAGCACTAGCACTCCACCTCTTCATACAACACTGtacagcaagcaaactgttcatgctggagctgaggggtccataatagtcaactGTACCTtgtgcattattataatctatctgttcttttgcagtaaacattacactctgtgtcaggtgaatgggtaacctgtgtgtttggtgtgttcgcagctggtttcagggcttaaagagtaaagtattcggcccactatgagactcatcatggcaaaaaatacaacagctgtttttctaaaaaaagtgtcatgtaatgtgaacattttcagaatgtacttttgcactaaaacaaagctAAAGATTtagagttttcattatttataggttattatgttagaattttactggtctggcccacttgagatcaaattgggctgtatgtggcccctgaactgaaatctgtttgacacccctggtgtaCGTAGACATTACTGATCAGGATTTTGTGGATTAAAATGCAACTCACACTCCATCCGGCAGGCGGCAGCACTCaactttgatttaaattatGTTCAGACATCAGACCAGAGAAGAAATCTCGTCTCCAGGATACAGAGGAAGCGTCCCTGTTGTCGATGGTGAGTTCTCACTGTTGAGGTCATTACAGTCATGAAAATGAATtgatctttgttgttttctctaAGCATGAGTCACCACGGGGAGTCTAGTCCATGAAGCTTATTAATGGTGAGTTCAGTGCATTATTTTAACTAACTATCACGCTAGCAGATGCTAACTTTATCATCGTGCCTCAGCTAGCGACAGAAAACCAGAAaccacagaaacacacctgaAGTTTATATAATATGTGATGTATTCATTTTTAGAACTGAACAGTGAGAAGCACAGAGTGTTAACGTTGTATGAAGTATGAAATATGCTTCATTCAAGGTTCGTTCTTGTTGCTACATAGCTAGATGTAACAGAGGGATAGTGGATGTACATGATCTGATAGTCCCAGACAGACCATGTGTTTTGACTTCATCATATCGTTGCACACACCTGGcactagaccaggggttcccaaagtgtgggtcaggaccccctggggggtcgcgagacacaaatagggggtcgtgagatgtctgccagaatgttgttttttttttaagttaattcaattcaattcaattttgctttattggtatgaacaaagacattttattgccaaagcacataaattcatacacatatattacatatatattcacaacatattatattcattacaatCATTTCATATATagtacatattttatatgcattaatgaacgatggtgtcacccatacagcatatctcaatgtcctcacttgatgcagtatgctcataaaaccttcacctaaaatcaattatttatttatttattttttcttctctttgtacgttttgtattacttttaaataatttgttaactttgttaagttgaatgacaaaagttatctaaaatagtTAATTTTatccatttatagtaaaaaaaaatcgacaaaaatagttgctaatcttgaaataaaaccttaaaaatagaaaatgtaatacgttttctgcctttctttttgccagatgactcctaagtttagggttagtgatcagttaattatcaaaagcatcagtaacagcaggttaattcataaaggcacaggaaacaaagccacatgctcatataggtaggatcattttctgcagaccagttaaatgaagtcacatttaatcactttgagggaccgtgggggtcgcgagtctttggaacctatattttgggggtcaagtgctgaaaagtttgggaacacctGTACTAGACAATCCACAGATAGTTGACTGTAAGGTTATATTTAAAAACTTAACACAAAATATCTATAATTTACATTCAGCTATTAGGCATTGTATTGTATGCCTCATAATACTGTGTAAACTAAGTTAAGTGTTAAGTTAAAAGCTGCATAATTTATGCAGTAGTATTGACTGCCATATGCATAATTTTTGACCAACTGTGAAGAAGTTTTAAACCCGTCATGAAGCTGTTTCGATGTAATACTGATACCACTATGACTTAGGACAGCAAGACAGACCTTTGATGTGaattttgtttctttataatTATTCTTAATACTTACCATATCTGATTGAAATTAATTAATGGCATACTGACTCTCGAAGCCTGTGTTTTCATGAACATACAGGGCAATATAATTCATGAAATACATTAAAGTTGAGATCACTGTGGATATCTCTGTCAAGTGGTTTTAATGATGAGTCAAAAACATACAATTTGATACTGCATGTTCATACATTGATACATTGTCTTTGCATCTATTTgatttttaacaattttattgtttgtttgtttttcatttacagtTTGAACCTCAGTCAGTGTGCCATCCAGGGTTTCATAATGTTGCCGGTGGAGCATCTTCACCTGGAACATGTTCTGCAGACTGTGTCTGCGTTGGAGTCGGTTGTCCTCCGTAGTTTTGGCCCTGAAGGAGGACAGGTGCTGTTTACCCGAGACACAGGACAGGCGATGTTGAGCCGCAGTGGGACAACAATTCTCACAGCACTACGACTAGAGCATCCACTGGCCAGGTAACATATATAGTCTTTAGTTTAGAAATACTTGAATGTCCTCAATGAGGCAATTTGTGGTACAgcacagtttaaaaaacacaacaacatgaaaggtACATCAGACactcacaacaaaacaaacaaccatAATTGCTGTTTTTCATTACTGCAATAAAACCACCTCCACAGACATGACATCATATTCACAGTAGTAGTCATTGCTCTCTCAGCCCAAGATAAATAGAAAAACACTGGGTGTACTTATAGACAACCTTAGTTTAATCACTAGTGCATATTATTTAATTGAGTTATTGCCATGGGGATGAATGACTTTTTAGCATGATTTGTTCTTATCTTTGGGTATCTATACCTCTGACCAGAAGGGAGTAGTTGAAACTCCACTGAGAGTGGGTGTGATGAGTCCTTGCAGACTTTTTCTGCCTTCACAGCCAGCCTGGTCAGgtacagctgctgcaggtcagcTTGCTGCTCCCCCATCATTTTCCCACAGATCTTAACAATTTTTGccaatttgtttttttgtgtaattCTAGCATTACCATACcagcatacaatacaataaaaaaggatGTATGTATAATAATCACCATGATGcaatttttttcctttatgacattttcttcttctttttcaaggATGGTTGTTGAGTGTGTCCTGAAACACAGCGCTGTAACAGGTGATGGATCTAAGACATTTATCCTACTGCTGGCATCATTACTGAGAGTGATTCATACGGCAGCCTGCAAGGTGCCGAATGTGTCCCACACTTATAACTCCAGAGAAGCAGCAGTTGCCTCTACTGCCAGACGATTGACCAAAAAGCTTTTGACATTTGCATTGGAGGAGCTGGATGACATAATTGCCATGGGAGTGGTCCCGTATGGAGGCTGTCTTCAAAGAGAGGATTTCACTGCAACAACACATTCTCAAACAAACAATCCCTGCATCCAAAAACTGCTggcatctttcttttattcacgtTTGGGTCAAACGCACTGTGACTTTTTTAGCCACCTCACTAGTGAAGTGCTCAATAACTGGAAATTACAAAATGAGCATCCTTCCATATCACTTAACTTCATAAAGGACAACCTGCCTGCATTGCTTACACCTGTATCAGGCTTCCCAATCAGTTGTTCACGTTTGATTGAGGGGCAGGTCATTCACAGAGACTTTGCTACGCCTTGCCCACTAAGAAGCCAGCAGCCAGTAAAAGCTGTAGTTTTAACTGGTTTCCTGCAGCCTAAAGTGCTATGTGCTGGAGAAGTGCTGGAGCTTGGATGTGGAGGTCAAGGGATCGATGAGAAGTCAAGGAAGGAGAGAAGTATTGTGCAGTTTAGTGCATGGACAGAAAGGGCACTAGAGTGCGCCATTGCACACCTACAGAGTTTAGGTGTCTCTGTGGTCCTGTCTTCAGCGAAACAGTCAGCTGCTGTCCTGGCCTTAGCTGCACAGGCAGAGATATGCATTGTGGAGTGTGTTGATGAAGATGAGCTGTCTCTTTTTGCACATTTAAGTGGGGCCTCACCTGTAACAGACTGCTTGATGATTGAACCAGACAACGTCGCTACACTGACCTTTTGCCAATCAATACTGCTAGGAGCTCATAGGTATGAAGGTGTATTTCTCTTTTTCCCTCATTTACCTTGCATcacaaaattagaaatatgtacACATAATTCACTCTTTTTGATCACTGTTTTTCCAACatagtttgttttatgtgggtCAAAATTGAACTCTTTTTGTCTTCCACAGGTATGTCCACATTGCTTTCCATGATTCAGACAAAAGACTGATGGTCAAACCCTGCGGTATAATCATCTGTGGAGTTGGGGAAGGGCAAACAGACCAATATATATGTTCGTTTCATGATGCCATCCGCATGTTATTTTCAACTTGGAAGCCCATTGGTGTGACAGCAACTACAGCATCGAAGCAGACCTCTAACGAAAGCAAAccttcacaaacacaaagtcagaTACCCAACTTATCTCCCTCCCAGCAGTGTTTGATAGAGCCAGGCTGTGTTGTACCTGCCGGTGGAACGTTTGAATTCCTCTTACACCATGCCCTCATAAAGCATGGACACAGCCGCTTGGTTATGGATGACACATATTTGGACATCTTTACTGTTTCCCAGCTGTTAGCAAATGCTCTATTGAGTGTGCCCAGACATGTTTACTCCCACAGTCCAcgacattttctgcagactcaTGCTGGACTtgtaaatgaacaaaaacacaatgacattCCTGAACAGAATCTACAGGGAGGTGTAAGTAACAAACCCTGCTGTAGAGAGATTGACATTCCCTCAAAAGTTTTTATGTTGGGCTTTGGCCTTGAATCTGTCTCCTGTAAATACCAGCTGCTTCTGGCTGTGCTGCAGTGCGTCTCAAGTCTTCTTCAGATGGACTCTGttctacacatacacactaccTTACACAAAGGTTCAAAAGGACTTGCAAACATTTCCTGGGAGTGCACAAAGGCTGAGGTTGAGGAATGAGATTGTATTGTGTCTCACTGAAAGCCAGAAAATTATTTCTTCATGTATTATGTAGAGAATTAGAAATAATTGGTTGTAAATGAttgcagcatttttttcttGGACACAGAATCAAAGCTAGCTTTTGATAAGACATGGGACAAAATGTGCTGTTGTTTTCAAATAGTTTTGTGGTcctcttctgtgtttctgctgaatAGTTTGAGAGGGTGTAAGTGTTGATGTTGGCTTCTTCTCTCTTGAGTCCTCATCGTGGttcctgattttttttacatttcatatccTTATCTCAGTTTTACTTCCCTCTCCCTTTGGCCAGAACACTGTCTGTTATATAAAAGGAAATCACACAAAAAGCAGCTAGGGGACATCGTCTCACAAACCTGcacactctttttttatttatataatcagTGTTATCTCCATACTGGGGGTGGGGTGTCTGACATGGCAACACCAGACTGTCAACAACGAAATCAAAGTCGACTTCCTGGAACAGTTATGGGAGGAACACTAACTTTATTCTCACCTCATTTGGAGGAAAAAGTGAGTCATTACAAATCAGTTCCTCTCTCCTGTATATAAATGTGTCCTGTAATCagtgtttttgctttgttttgaaaatagaTGTTCCGTAAATTAGTTGTGAAAAAATATCTCAAAGACGGCTTTGGACTTTGTTCTTGCTCTGGATCATATGAGTCACACTAGGTGGTAGCCAACATCAAAGAAGGTTGAGTTGTTTTTCCCTATTGTGCACTTAAAAGAACCTGGAAGTTGTTTTTTAGTCTGATAAAGGCACCTACACCCATCTTAGGCTAACATTGCCCCATATTCTTCACTGTTAAATGTGACATAGGTACAGCTTGCATGATAGGGAGTTATTTAGCTAGTAAACATTTGTGTATAAGTGTGGATGCCATTATATAATACTGTAAGTAAGTTTTATTTagtgtagcacctttcatagaataaaatcacaaagttatGAAAGCCTGTTTCCGCcagctagaaaaaaaaaaaagttatgacAAAAGTTGTCATAATTAttagatactaagtcataattattagatactaagtcataataaccAAATTGTAGCTGCCGCGCAACACATGGAAGCCCATTTAGAcctatctcattattatgacttagaatctcattattatgacttagtatctcattgtTATgacttaattttatttatttattttttattttatttttttacttttcctaaaaaaaaaatgtttgaagctGGCGGAAACGGGCTTCCATACAAAGTGCTTCACcggaaaaatatttaaattaaaatgaaatcataaaacattaaaatgaaatcataaaacattgaaatgaaatcataaaaatttGAAATGAAATCATATACCAGTAAAAGAagcagacaatagcataattagaacattagtctgtacaaggtgattcgaaggcctgtttaaataaatgtctttaagatttttttaaaggtgacaacagagacagctgaacaaAGTCCACTagtcagtttattttatttgtctctctttattttattttttttctctgtaaaaCATAGTGCATATGGTATAAATAATTCCAGTCTCTCTAAAACAATAATGATATTATAAAACACATCAAACCAATGTAGCAAGGAACCAGAGAAgtgcatacatttttttacatataaaaaaatacataaaaaagtgGCAAAATTAAAGGCAATTTTGTAAAGGGCAATTAGGAGAATGAAATTAAAGGAACAAATCAAATGTCACAATGTAGAAACTTGCTATGCTACTCTAATACCAAGCTGGAAATAACACAGTTTACAGCTCAGCATTCGATAGGCTACTAGTCACCATAGCTTGACTTCTGTGTCTTAAGAAGAGTTGTTGAGTTTCATTGGCTACTGCTGTATTTGTGCTGAAgtgagagggttttttttatggcCCTATTCTGTTACTTTTTCTTGCCATGGTGCAGAATGTGACCAGTACAAATTACATTATCTTTTGTTCCGATATTTAGCAGTTCACAAACACTAATTTCAATCAAATGACCACAAAATTACACATCATTGTACATCATAGTCACTGAAGCACTGATGACACCCATTTTATAGTTGGGCCAAATAACCACATTGCATCTATATAGTACAGGAAGGTGGGCTTAAGTGTCAGCAGTACAGCTATAATTAATATGTAATGCACTCGTCAGAAATTTCTGCACCCATCCTAGCTTACGCTTTCCCCTTTGACCAAGAAGTGTTCCTATTGGCAGTGGAGAGTCATGTGACTCAAGGAATGACATCATGCAACATTAACAAGGACTTGAAGGTGTGTCGGTGGGTGTCACACCACCTCTCGAGACTTCCTGATGGCGCAGCACAGGAGCATGCTAAAGATCATCCCAAACACCTGTAACAGTCAAAGAGCTTCATAACTTGTGTGTTCGATAACTTCTGTCAATACTGTATTATAGACATTAGATTGTGATGATTTCCAGTTAAGATCTAATCCCATACTTACCATAACAATGCCAATGGTGATGCCCACTCCTCCAATGATGTGTAGCTTGGAGTCAAACACCTCATCAATGGCATCAGGACAGCtctacaacacaaaacaacgaTTCAGTTTGTCTATACCTACACTGAGTGAACAGAACTTGTTGTATGGCGAACATCACAGACAGCCAAGGAGTGTGCAGGCTTTTGTAAACCATTGTTGCCATAGTAACTATGCAAAGAGGCAGAGGGGATAAGTCTGCAGAGGAAAGACTTATAAACCTCTGACACATGTCACACTATTATTCGgtataatatatacatatatacagtggatagcaaaagtctacacacccttgttaaaatgacaggttttgtgatgtaaaaaaatgagacaaagataaatcatgtcagaactttttccacctttaatgtgacctataacatgtacgattcaattgaaaaaaaatagaaatcttttagggggaagaataaaaaataaaaagctgaaataatgtggttgcatatttgtacacaccctttaactaatactttttttaagccccttttgattttattacagcactctgttttttttgtaggagtctattagcatggcacatcttgacgtggtgatgtttgcccattcttctttacaaaagaGCTCctaatccatcagatagtgagggcatctcctgtacacagccctcttcagacccccccccccagatattcaactggattcaggtctgggctctggctgggccattccaataCTTTAATCTTCTTTTGGTGAAGCCaatcttttgt carries:
- the bbs10 gene encoding Bardet-Biedl syndrome 10 protein isoform X2; translated protein: MVVECVLKHSAVTGDGSKTFILLLASLLRVIHTAACKVPNVSHTYNSREAAVASTARRLTKKLLTFALEELDDIIAMGVVPYGGCLQREDFTATTHSQTNNPCIQKLLASFFYSRLGQTHCDFFSHLTSEVLNNWKLQNEHPSISLNFIKDNLPALLTPVSGFPISCSRLIEGQVIHRDFATPCPLRSQQPVKAVVLTGFLQPKVLCAGEVLELGCGGQGIDEKSRKERSIVQFSAWTERALECAIAHLQSLGVSVVLSSAKQSAAVLALAAQAEICIVECVDEDELSLFAHLSGASPVTDCLMIEPDNVATLTFCQSILLGAHRYVHIAFHDSDKRLMVKPCGIIICGVGEGQTDQYICSFHDAIRMLFSTWKPIGVTATTASKQTSNESKPSQTQSQIPNLSPSQQCLIEPGCVVPAGGTFEFLLHHALIKHGHSRLVMDDTYLDIFTVSQLLANALLSVPRHVYSHSPRHFLQTHAGLVNEQKHNDIPEQNLQGGVSNKPCCREIDIPSKVFMLGFGLESVSCKYQLLLAVLQCVSSLLQMDSVLHIHTTLHKGSKGLANISWECTKAEVEE
- the bbs10 gene encoding Bardet-Biedl syndrome 10 protein isoform X1; its protein translation is MLPVEHLHLEHVLQTVSALESVVLRSFGPEGGQVLFTRDTGQAMLSRSGTTILTALRLEHPLARMVVECVLKHSAVTGDGSKTFILLLASLLRVIHTAACKVPNVSHTYNSREAAVASTARRLTKKLLTFALEELDDIIAMGVVPYGGCLQREDFTATTHSQTNNPCIQKLLASFFYSRLGQTHCDFFSHLTSEVLNNWKLQNEHPSISLNFIKDNLPALLTPVSGFPISCSRLIEGQVIHRDFATPCPLRSQQPVKAVVLTGFLQPKVLCAGEVLELGCGGQGIDEKSRKERSIVQFSAWTERALECAIAHLQSLGVSVVLSSAKQSAAVLALAAQAEICIVECVDEDELSLFAHLSGASPVTDCLMIEPDNVATLTFCQSILLGAHRYVHIAFHDSDKRLMVKPCGIIICGVGEGQTDQYICSFHDAIRMLFSTWKPIGVTATTASKQTSNESKPSQTQSQIPNLSPSQQCLIEPGCVVPAGGTFEFLLHHALIKHGHSRLVMDDTYLDIFTVSQLLANALLSVPRHVYSHSPRHFLQTHAGLVNEQKHNDIPEQNLQGGVSNKPCCREIDIPSKVFMLGFGLESVSCKYQLLLAVLQCVSSLLQMDSVLHIHTTLHKGSKGLANISWECTKAEVEE
- the bbs10 gene encoding Bardet-Biedl syndrome 10 protein isoform X4, producing the protein MLPVEHLHLEHVLQTVSALESVVLRSFGPEGGQVLFTRDTGQAMLSRSGTTILTALRLEHPLARMVVECVLKHSAVTEKQQLPLLPDD
- the bbs10 gene encoding Bardet-Biedl syndrome 10 protein isoform X3, whose product is MGVVPYGGCLQREDFTATTHSQTNNPCIQKLLASFFYSRLGQTHCDFFSHLTSEVLNNWKLQNEHPSISLNFIKDNLPALLTPVSGFPISCSRLIEGQVIHRDFATPCPLRSQQPVKAVVLTGFLQPKVLCAGEVLELGCGGQGIDEKSRKERSIVQFSAWTERALECAIAHLQSLGVSVVLSSAKQSAAVLALAAQAEICIVECVDEDELSLFAHLSGASPVTDCLMIEPDNVATLTFCQSILLGAHRYVHIAFHDSDKRLMVKPCGIIICGVGEGQTDQYICSFHDAIRMLFSTWKPIGVTATTASKQTSNESKPSQTQSQIPNLSPSQQCLIEPGCVVPAGGTFEFLLHHALIKHGHSRLVMDDTYLDIFTVSQLLANALLSVPRHVYSHSPRHFLQTHAGLVNEQKHNDIPEQNLQGGVSNKPCCREIDIPSKVFMLGFGLESVSCKYQLLLAVLQCVSSLLQMDSVLHIHTTLHKGSKGLANISWECTKAEVEE